One Danio aesculapii chromosome 13, fDanAes4.1, whole genome shotgun sequence DNA window includes the following coding sequences:
- the fbxo5 gene encoding F-box only protein 5 — MKCPNYAEDSTVLCHMEKTETDLGEVKSHTVSPRKTGALSLRSPAATNVSTPLESRCKGPHNKENYQNKRHSLEMASDDEVIFSGSSLTEDSGYLSLHNSQVDQGDVDGLDSLERSEENCASSQSLDIECHSGPCLPMLNFQEEVCRELQRSYKKNRSYDWTVVDKVAENFGLHNVIGGKMGRQFVDILCKLMRKDMRHILARILGLLGDCDLISCTKVSRTWRKIICQDQLALQRWKKAEKTRRDSGRAVGSLSRDFTLNRVVFSCMQTVSSPPVHKAVKKPPCQIGGTQNAAKSSRFQQYVEAAQSLKQHESLRRCSRCSSPARFDAVMQRAVCTRISCAFEFCTLCQSAFHDSTPCRNTVRSFSSTQKTLVAGSARSKRSIRRL, encoded by the exons ATGAAGTGTCCAAACTACGCTGAGGATTCCACAGTTTTATGCCACATGGAGAAGACTGAAACAGACCTGGGTGAGGTGAAGAGCCACACGGTTTCGCCACGGAAAACAGGAGCCCTCTCCCTGCGCTCCCCCGCAGCCACTAATGTCTCCACACCTCTGGAGAGCCGATGCAAAGGCCCTCACAATAAAGAAAATTACCAGAACAAGAGGCATTCACTGGAAATGGCATCAGATGATGAG gtgATCTTCAGTGGCAGCAGCCTGACCGAAGACAGCGGTTACCTTTCCCTCCATAACAGCCAGGTGGATCAAGGGGACGTGGACGGACTGGACTCATTAGAGAGGAGTGAAGAGAATTGTGCGTCCTCTCAATCCTTGGACATTGAGTGTCATTCTGGACCCTGTTTACCCATGCTGAACTTCCAGGAGGAGGTCTGCAGAGAGCTGCAGAGGAGCTACAAGAAAAACCGAAGCTACGATTGGACCGTCGTCGATAAAGTGGCGGAGAATTTTGGGTTGCATAATGTGATCGGTGGAAAAATGGGGCGGCAGTTCGTGGATATCCTCTGCAAGCTGATGAGGAAGGACATGAGGCACATTCTTGCCCGAATTTTGGGCCTGCTGGGAGATTGTGACTTGATAAG CTGTACTAAAGTGAGCCGGACGTGGAGGAAAATCATTTGTCAGGATCAGTTGGCTCTTCAGCGCTGgaaaaaagcagaaaaaacaCGAAGG GACTCGGGCCGGGCTGTGGGATCTTTATCTCGAGACTTCACCTTGAACAGGGTGGTGTTCTCCTGCATGCAGACTGTTTCCTCTCCGCCCGTTCACAAGGCTGTGAAGAAGCCGCCGTGCCAGATTGGTGGAACACAAAATGCAGCTAAATCAAGCCGGTTTCAACAGTATGTAGAG gCAGCGCAGTCTCTGAAACAGCATGAATCCCTGCGGCGCTGCTCCCGCTGCAGTTCTCCAGCACGCTTTGATGCAGTAATGCAGAGAGCCGTTTGCACACGAATCAGCTGCGCCTTTGAGTTTTGCACATTGTGTCAGTCTGCTTTCCATGACTCCACTCCGTGCCGAAACACCGTCCGGAGTTTCTCCTCTACACAAAAAACACTTGTTGCCGGCTCCGCTCGAAGCAAAAGGAGCATCCGTCGCCTCTGA